In Acidobacteriota bacterium, a single genomic region encodes these proteins:
- the bglX gene encoding beta-glucosidase BglX, whose translation MKPHPLPLAAGAIAVALAASPLLDAQPAGLERRIDDLLAQMTIEEKLGQLQQLDGHADGRYREEHLELARKGLLGSTLNVRGAEQVNALQRAAVEGSRLRIPLIFAFDVIHGYRTVFPIPLGEAATWDPAAAERSAAIAAAESRAVGLHWTFAPMVDVARDARWGRVAEGAGEDPFLGAAFARARVRGFQGDDYSRPDRVVACAKHWVAYGAAEAGRDYNTVDMSERTLRTVYFPPFQAAVDAGVGTFMSAFNDLNGVPTSANPFTLTQVLRKEWGFDGLVVSDYRSVVELINHGLAADEADAARQALAAGVDVEMVSRSYVSHGVRLVREGRLPVAALDEAVRRVLRIKLRAGVFDRPYADPAREKVTIGKPEFRAAAREIAARSMVLLKNDRAVLPLSPSLGTIAVIGPLADNRHDMMGNWTGDGREEDVVTVLEGIKAAASAATKVVYEQGVALDVKNLMAAAQESDGSDRAGIERAVQAARSADAVVLVIGETGAMSGEASSRTSLDLPGRQLELAQALTATGRPTAVVLMNGRPLTIPWLADHAPAVLEAWFPGTEAGHAVADVLFGKVNPGGKLPITFPRAVGQVPIYYNHKSTGRPPDDKDRYTSKYLDVPWTPLFPFGHGLSYTEFKLGSLRLGAARIPPNGGIDVSVDVTNGGSREGDEVVQLYVQDVVASLTRPVQELRGFQRVTLEPGETRQVRFSLGPRELGFYDRDMKWIVEPGAFRVRVSNSSVGGLTGTFEVR comes from the coding sequence ATGAAACCTCATCCGCTCCCGCTCGCGGCGGGCGCGATCGCGGTCGCCCTCGCCGCCTCCCCGCTGCTCGATGCGCAGCCCGCGGGCCTCGAGCGCCGCATCGACGATCTCCTCGCGCAGATGACGATCGAGGAGAAGCTCGGCCAGCTTCAGCAGCTCGATGGCCATGCGGACGGGCGGTACCGGGAGGAACACCTCGAGCTCGCACGGAAAGGTCTGCTCGGATCGACCTTGAACGTCCGCGGCGCCGAGCAGGTAAACGCCCTGCAGCGCGCCGCGGTGGAAGGCTCGCGGCTGAGGATTCCCCTCATCTTCGCCTTCGACGTGATCCACGGGTATCGAACGGTCTTTCCCATTCCCCTGGGCGAGGCTGCCACGTGGGATCCCGCGGCAGCGGAGCGATCGGCGGCGATCGCGGCGGCGGAAAGCCGCGCCGTCGGGCTCCACTGGACGTTCGCGCCGATGGTGGACGTCGCACGGGACGCACGATGGGGGCGCGTCGCGGAAGGCGCGGGCGAAGATCCGTTCCTGGGCGCCGCCTTCGCGCGCGCACGCGTGCGCGGTTTCCAGGGAGACGACTACAGCCGGCCCGATCGCGTGGTCGCCTGCGCGAAACACTGGGTGGCCTACGGGGCGGCGGAGGCCGGCCGCGACTACAACACCGTCGACATGTCCGAGAGGACGCTCCGCACGGTGTACTTTCCGCCGTTCCAGGCGGCGGTGGACGCCGGGGTCGGTACGTTCATGAGCGCGTTCAACGATCTGAACGGCGTGCCGACATCCGCCAACCCGTTCACGCTCACGCAGGTGCTCAGGAAGGAGTGGGGATTCGACGGCCTCGTGGTGTCCGATTACCGCTCCGTCGTGGAGTTGATCAACCACGGGCTGGCCGCAGACGAGGCGGACGCGGCGCGCCAGGCGCTGGCAGCCGGCGTGGACGTGGAAATGGTCAGCCGCTCGTACGTGAGCCACGGCGTGCGGCTGGTGAGGGAGGGGCGGCTCCCCGTGGCCGCGCTGGACGAAGCCGTGCGCCGCGTTCTGCGCATCAAGTTGCGCGCGGGCGTGTTCGATCGGCCGTACGCCGACCCGGCCCGCGAAAAGGTCACGATCGGCAAACCGGAATTCCGCGCCGCGGCCCGCGAGATAGCCGCCCGCTCGATGGTCCTCCTCAAGAACGACCGTGCCGTCCTGCCGCTCTCGCCCTCACTCGGCACGATCGCGGTGATCGGGCCGCTTGCCGATAACCGCCACGACATGATGGGCAATTGGACGGGCGACGGCAGGGAGGAGGATGTCGTGACGGTCCTCGAGGGCATCAAGGCCGCGGCGAGCGCCGCCACGAAGGTCGTGTACGAGCAGGGCGTGGCGCTTGACGTCAAGAACTTGATGGCGGCGGCGCAGGAGAGCGATGGATCCGATCGCGCTGGAATCGAACGCGCCGTGCAGGCCGCGCGAAGCGCCGACGCGGTGGTACTTGTGATAGGGGAAACTGGCGCGATGAGCGGCGAGGCCTCCTCCCGCACGTCGCTCGATCTCCCCGGCCGGCAGCTCGAGCTTGCGCAGGCCCTCACCGCGACGGGCAGGCCGACGGCCGTCGTGCTCATGAACGGCCGGCCGCTGACGATTCCCTGGCTGGCCGACCACGCGCCGGCGGTCCTCGAGGCGTGGTTTCCGGGCACTGAGGCGGGACACGCCGTCGCAGACGTGCTGTTCGGCAAGGTCAATCCCGGCGGCAAGCTGCCGATCACGTTTCCGCGTGCAGTCGGGCAGGTGCCGATCTACTACAACCACAAGAGCACGGGGCGCCCGCCGGATGACAAAGACAGGTACACCTCGAAGTATCTCGACGTCCCGTGGACGCCGCTCTTCCCGTTCGGCCACGGCCTCAGCTACACGGAGTTCAAGCTCGGGAGCCTGCGTCTCGGGGCCGCGCGCATTCCGCCGAACGGTGGCATCGACGTGTCGGTCGACGTCACCAACGGCGGATCGCGCGAAGGCGACGAGGTCGTACAGCTGTACGTTCAGGATGTGGTCGCAAGCCTCACGCGTCCCGTGCAGGAGCTGAGGGGCTTTCAGCGTGTCACGTTGGAGCCCGGCGAGACGCGACAGGTGAGGTTCAGTCTTGGTCCCAGGGAACTCGGCTTCTACGACCGCGACATGAAGTGGATCGTCGAGCCGGGCGCGTTCCGCGTGCGCGTCAGCAACAGCTCGGTGGGCGGGCTGACGGG
- a CDS encoding LacI family DNA-binding transcriptional regulator, translated as MARRTANGSRRRLETSRAQPVTLRTLADYLGLSPATISIVINRAPAAKSIPHRTHERILAAARRLNYRPNTLARSLQRRRSFTVGVLVPEISEGYSATVMGGIEDYLLQEGYLYFVASHRHRADLIAEYPRLLLDRAVEGLIAVDTPGVHNLPVPVVAVSGHDRAKGVTNIELNHARAARLALEHLASLGHRRLAVIKGQEFSSDTETRWRSIHAASKALCLPIHPRLVVQLQGDLPSPELGYRVTVDLLARREPFTALFAFNDIAAIGAIRALREAGLNVPEDVSVVGFDDVQSAAYQQPALTTVRQPLREMGELAAQTLLARLARPSAGSSDTSIRVEPVLVVRGSSGPAPIQPSL; from the coding sequence GTGGCCCGACGCACTGCGAATGGATCGAGGCGCCGGCTCGAGACGTCACGGGCACAGCCCGTGACCCTCAGGACGCTCGCCGACTATCTTGGACTGTCTCCCGCCACGATATCGATCGTCATCAATCGGGCGCCTGCGGCGAAGTCCATTCCGCACCGCACGCACGAACGGATTCTCGCCGCGGCGCGCCGCCTCAACTACCGCCCGAACACCCTCGCGCGGTCGCTCCAGCGGCGGCGAAGCTTCACCGTGGGCGTCCTGGTCCCCGAGATCAGCGAGGGTTACTCCGCGACGGTGATGGGAGGCATCGAGGACTACCTGCTCCAGGAGGGTTACCTGTACTTCGTGGCCAGCCACCGTCACCGCGCCGATCTCATCGCCGAGTATCCGCGGCTGCTCCTCGACCGCGCGGTCGAGGGACTGATCGCAGTGGACACCCCGGGCGTGCACAATCTGCCGGTGCCGGTCGTGGCGGTCTCCGGTCACGATCGCGCGAAGGGCGTCACGAACATCGAGTTGAACCACGCGAGGGCCGCGCGGCTGGCGCTCGAGCATCTCGCGTCGCTCGGACACCGGCGGCTCGCCGTGATCAAAGGGCAGGAATTCAGCTCGGACACCGAGACGCGCTGGCGTTCGATTCACGCGGCATCAAAGGCGCTCTGCCTCCCGATCCACCCGCGCCTCGTCGTCCAGCTCCAGGGGGATCTCCCCTCGCCCGAACTGGGATATCGCGTCACCGTCGACTTGCTCGCCCGGCGCGAGCCTTTCACGGCCCTCTTCGCGTTCAACGACATCGCGGCCATCGGCGCCATACGGGCGCTTCGCGAGGCGGGCCTGAACGTTCCCGAAGACGTGTCGGTCGTCGGGTTCGACGATGTGCAGAGCGCGGCGTATCAGCAGCCGGCGCTCACGACCGTGCGGCAGCCGCTGCGCGAGATGGGGGAGCTCGCCGCGCAGACGCTGCTGGCGCGCCTCGCCCGTCCGTCTGCCGGCAGCTCGGACACATCCATCCGGGTGGAACCCGTTCTCGTCGTACGCGGATCGAGCGGGCCCGCGCCCATCCAGCCCAGCTTGTAG
- a CDS encoding MFS transporter, translating to MISRSAAMPLAAAHAAFVLTGTLTTLLGPILPVVSASWSLDDTAAGALFAAQFAGSIAGTAVSGALVQRAGFSAAVTLGLALMSAGTGGLPLAAWPGALLLVGSYGVGLGITIPATNLYVAESAPGPRSAALNILNLAWAAGAVVSPPVFAWMAARGRTDLFFFGLSAALVAAAIACAASMRARVEGAASLQPPPRGARGAATQPVYWRSTAFIAFAVLFFVYVGTENALAGWVAVYAHRVESSAASLSMSTLFWGALMLGRAVAPYSLRHASETALILCWLLLAAIGTVLLLRAADLAAIAFSTALCGFGLAAVFPTTIAQLSREFGGASARAAAIAFVFAGLGGAVVPWLVGAWSTATGSLRTGLLVPLAGCLVMLALHAWRPKVRA from the coding sequence ATGATCAGCAGGAGCGCGGCCATGCCGCTTGCCGCCGCGCACGCCGCGTTTGTTCTGACGGGCACGCTGACGACGCTGCTTGGACCGATCCTGCCGGTGGTGAGCGCCTCGTGGTCGCTCGACGACACCGCGGCGGGCGCCCTCTTTGCGGCGCAGTTTGCCGGTTCGATCGCGGGCACCGCGGTCTCAGGCGCGCTCGTCCAGCGAGCCGGATTCAGCGCCGCCGTCACGCTCGGCCTCGCGCTGATGTCGGCAGGAACCGGAGGGCTTCCCCTCGCCGCGTGGCCAGGGGCGCTGCTGCTTGTCGGCAGCTACGGCGTGGGGCTGGGGATCACGATTCCGGCCACGAACCTGTACGTCGCTGAATCGGCTCCCGGACCGAGGAGCGCGGCCCTCAACATCCTGAACCTGGCGTGGGCCGCCGGCGCGGTCGTGTCTCCTCCTGTTTTCGCGTGGATGGCGGCGCGAGGGCGCACGGACCTGTTCTTCTTCGGCCTTTCGGCCGCGCTCGTCGCGGCGGCAATCGCCTGCGCGGCGTCAATGCGGGCCCGAGTTGAAGGCGCGGCGAGTCTCCAGCCGCCGCCCCGGGGCGCGCGCGGCGCCGCCACGCAGCCGGTGTACTGGCGGTCGACCGCGTTCATCGCGTTCGCGGTGCTCTTCTTCGTCTACGTCGGTACCGAGAACGCACTGGCCGGGTGGGTGGCGGTCTACGCGCACCGGGTGGAGTCCTCCGCGGCGTCACTGTCGATGTCCACGCTGTTCTGGGGGGCGTTGATGCTCGGCCGTGCCGTCGCACCCTACTCGCTCCGGCACGCAAGCGAGACGGCGTTGATCCTGTGCTGGCTGTTGCTGGCGGCGATCGGCACCGTGCTCCTGCTCCGCGCCGCGGATCTTGCCGCCATCGCCTTCAGCACGGCGCTGTGCGGTTTCGGCCTGGCCGCCGTGTTCCCAACGACGATCGCACAGCTTTCGCGGGAGTTCGGTGGGGCGAGCGCCCGCGCCGCCGCAATCGCGTTCGTGTTCGCCGGCCTCGGCGGCGCGGTCGTGCCCTGGCTGGTGGGCGCATGGTCGACCGCCACCGGCAGCCTCAGAACCGGACTGCTGGTTCCGCTCGCGGGATGTCTCGTGATGCTGGCGCTGCACGCCTGGCGCCCGAAGGTCAGGGCCTGA
- a CDS encoding TonB-dependent receptor, whose translation MCRSTEARRPAVWMLALALAWLALPTAAGAQVSTATIQGTVSDDAGVLPGASVVARHVQSGFTHETATAEDGTFTLAGLRPGQYRLTVAFAQYKPEAKTVEVLVGQTVTVYFRVTPDVIYTEDVTVVGETRLVDTRKSEVTTNVTREQIQHLPQNSRNFLNFAALAPGVRVSDNETRKEFSAGALPSQNVNVFIDGVSFKNDVIDGGVVGQDASRGNPFPQNAVQEFQVLTQNFKAEYEKAASAIITAVTKSGGNRYSGEVFGFYQDKGLVENETVVRDAAGLLVKGKTTPKPTFERWQWGASVGGPIVQDKVQFFGSYEENRQDRDSTVIAGTVSNAPPALVERLRTFEGTFTSPFREKLLFGKVSMQPASAQQLEVTYNWRDETDIRGFGGRTSFESAENVRNRVDSVQGKWQLAATSFLNETYVSYQRYRWNPTAENPGIIGQNYDGLLRIGGRDTDQHIVQQRISLRNDYSRFSKWRGNHTVKGGGVLSYVDYDVSKLFAGNPIFTYAGSISWDFPARAQFGVGDPDLSATNSQLGFFAQDDWAATSRLTLNLGLRWDYESDMLNNDYVTPDNVREATASFVDGGAYFTDGDDRPPYYGMWQPRLGFSYDMSGDGQTIAFGGWGRYFDRVLYNSTLDERFRLQYAVRTFQFSAAGGIRDGVDTIPWDPSFLSVQGLQTLIARGRAPNPEVFLIANDTKPPVSDQWSLGVRHSFGGIVTSVTYSGMRSRNLFTFLFGNRRPDGTCCQPVPGFSNILRSDLEGRKSWYDGLYVQADRPYGIGGTRYGFSVTYTLGKAEKTGGDLFSLDFPTAADYPRHPIDNDERHRLVVTGIVGLPWDFIASTFITLGSGTPYTIVDESLGNAVDLRRVRRNEGRPEQFDFIVPNAWAFRSVDLQVERAFRFAERHAVSVIFQGFNIFSFDNFTGYEGFIPTLPATNPNFGRPSSLIDPGRRLQLGVRYGF comes from the coding sequence ATGTGTCGTTCGACGGAAGCGAGACGTCCGGCGGTGTGGATGCTTGCACTGGCTCTCGCGTGGCTCGCGCTTCCAACCGCCGCGGGCGCCCAGGTGTCCACGGCCACGATTCAGGGCACCGTGTCGGATGACGCCGGAGTGCTCCCCGGCGCGAGCGTCGTGGCGCGGCACGTGCAGAGCGGATTCACGCACGAGACCGCGACCGCCGAGGACGGCACGTTCACGCTGGCCGGCCTTCGGCCGGGCCAATACCGGCTCACCGTTGCGTTCGCCCAGTACAAGCCCGAGGCGAAGACGGTGGAAGTGCTCGTCGGCCAGACGGTCACGGTGTACTTCCGCGTCACGCCTGATGTCATCTACACCGAAGACGTCACCGTCGTCGGCGAGACCCGTCTGGTGGATACGCGAAAGTCGGAGGTGACGACCAACGTCACCCGCGAGCAGATCCAGCACCTCCCCCAGAACAGCCGCAACTTCCTGAACTTCGCGGCGCTCGCGCCGGGCGTCCGCGTGTCGGACAACGAAACCCGGAAAGAGTTCTCGGCCGGCGCGCTGCCGTCGCAGAACGTCAACGTGTTCATCGACGGCGTGAGCTTCAAGAACGACGTGATCGACGGCGGCGTGGTCGGCCAGGACGCGAGCCGCGGCAACCCGTTCCCGCAGAACGCCGTGCAGGAGTTCCAGGTGCTCACGCAGAATTTCAAGGCCGAGTACGAGAAGGCGGCGAGCGCCATCATCACGGCGGTGACCAAGAGCGGCGGCAATCGCTACTCGGGCGAAGTGTTCGGCTTCTACCAGGACAAGGGCCTGGTGGAGAATGAAACGGTCGTGCGGGACGCCGCGGGGCTGCTCGTGAAAGGCAAGACCACGCCGAAGCCCACGTTCGAGCGGTGGCAGTGGGGCGCGTCGGTCGGCGGCCCCATCGTGCAGGACAAGGTGCAGTTCTTCGGGTCCTACGAGGAGAACCGGCAGGATCGCGACAGCACGGTGATCGCGGGGACGGTGTCGAACGCGCCGCCGGCGCTCGTCGAGCGCCTGCGCACGTTCGAGGGCACGTTCACCAGCCCGTTTCGCGAAAAGCTTCTGTTCGGCAAGGTCTCGATGCAGCCGGCGTCCGCCCAGCAGCTCGAAGTGACGTACAACTGGCGCGACGAGACCGATATCCGCGGCTTCGGCGGCCGCACCAGCTTCGAGTCGGCGGAGAACGTGCGGAACCGCGTGGACTCGGTGCAGGGCAAGTGGCAGCTCGCGGCCACCTCGTTCCTCAACGAGACGTACGTGTCGTACCAGCGCTATCGCTGGAACCCCACGGCGGAAAACCCCGGCATCATCGGCCAGAACTACGACGGGCTGCTCAGGATCGGCGGCCGTGACACCGACCAGCACATCGTGCAGCAGCGCATCTCGCTCAGGAACGACTACTCCCGGTTCTCGAAGTGGCGGGGCAATCACACGGTGAAGGGCGGCGGCGTGCTGAGCTACGTCGATTACGACGTGAGCAAGCTGTTCGCCGGCAATCCGATCTTCACCTACGCCGGCAGCATCAGCTGGGACTTCCCGGCGCGCGCGCAGTTTGGCGTGGGCGACCCGGACCTGAGCGCCACCAACTCGCAGCTCGGGTTTTTCGCGCAGGACGACTGGGCCGCGACCAGCCGACTCACGCTCAACCTGGGCCTGCGGTGGGACTACGAGTCCGACATGCTGAACAACGACTACGTGACGCCCGACAACGTGCGCGAGGCAACCGCGTCGTTCGTGGACGGCGGCGCGTACTTCACCGACGGCGACGATCGCCCGCCGTACTACGGCATGTGGCAGCCGCGCCTCGGATTTTCGTACGACATGTCCGGCGACGGCCAGACGATCGCCTTTGGCGGGTGGGGACGCTACTTCGATCGCGTGCTCTACAACTCCACGCTCGACGAGCGGTTCCGGCTGCAGTACGCCGTCCGCACGTTCCAGTTCTCCGCCGCGGGCGGGATTCGCGACGGGGTCGACACGATCCCGTGGGATCCCTCGTTCCTGAGCGTTCAGGGACTGCAGACGCTCATCGCCAGGGGGCGCGCGCCGAACCCCGAAGTGTTTCTCATCGCGAACGACACGAAGCCGCCGGTGTCGGACCAGTGGTCGCTCGGCGTGCGCCACAGCTTCGGCGGGATCGTCACGTCGGTCACCTACTCGGGCATGCGCAGCCGGAACCTGTTCACGTTCCTGTTTGGAAACCGGCGGCCGGACGGCACGTGCTGCCAGCCGGTGCCCGGGTTCTCGAACATCCTCAGGTCGGATCTCGAGGGCCGGAAGTCGTGGTACGACGGTCTCTACGTGCAGGCCGATCGACCCTACGGGATCGGCGGCACGCGCTACGGGTTCAGCGTGACCTACACGCTCGGGAAAGCCGAGAAGACCGGCGGAGACCTGTTCAGCCTCGACTTCCCGACGGCGGCGGACTACCCGCGGCATCCGATCGACAACGACGAGCGGCATCGCCTCGTCGTGACGGGGATCGTCGGGCTGCCATGGGATTTCATCGCGAGCACGTTCATCACGCTGGGCTCGGGGACGCCGTATACGATCGTGGACGAGTCGCTTGGCAACGCGGTGGATCTCAGGCGCGTGCGCCGCAACGAGGGACGCCCGGAACAGTTCGACTTCATCGTTCCCAACGCCTGGGCGTTTCGAAGCGTCGACCTGCAGGTGGAAAGAGCCTTCCGGTTCGCGGAGAGGCACGCCGTTTCCGTCATCTTCCAGGGCTTCAACATCTTCAGCTTCGACAACTTCACCGGGTACGAGGGGTTCATCCCGACGCTGCCGGCCACGAACCCGAACTTCGGGCGTCCCAGCAGCCTGATCGATCCCGGTCGCCGGCTCCAGCTCGGCGTTCGTTACGGCTTCTAA